From one Planktothrix agardhii NIES-204 genomic stretch:
- the thrB gene encoding homoserine kinase, with amino-acid sequence MPNTVTVTIPATTANLGPGFDCIGAALTLYNTLRFSYLKNTSNETLTITVQGTEAAIVQTDESNLAYQAFIRVYQHLGQTPPPVQIEIDLGIPLARGLGSSATAIVGGLLGANTLAGNPLSQIEILQLAIEIEGHPDNVVPALLGNCQLSVSRGENGIGWEICPIPWHCDLVPVLAIPDFELSTAEARKVLPPNYSRADAIFNTAHLGLLIRGLETRNPDWLRVALQDKIHQPYRKSLIKGFETVRRAALIAGAFELVISGAGPTLLALTDEISAPAVAVAMTTAWKQEGVNPEVKLLQLDTQGATMNIE; translated from the coding sequence ATGCCCAACACTGTTACTGTAACTATTCCCGCAACAACCGCCAACTTAGGGCCGGGATTTGATTGTATTGGAGCCGCCTTAACTCTATACAATACGCTGCGTTTTTCTTATTTAAAAAATACATCAAATGAGACTTTAACCATTACGGTTCAGGGCACAGAAGCCGCGATCGTCCAAACCGATGAAAGTAACTTAGCCTATCAAGCCTTTATTCGGGTTTATCAGCACCTCGGTCAAACCCCGCCCCCGGTTCAGATCGAGATTGATTTGGGAATTCCTTTAGCCAGGGGTTTAGGGAGTTCTGCCACCGCTATTGTCGGGGGACTGTTGGGGGCGAATACCTTAGCTGGAAATCCCTTGAGCCAAATTGAGATCCTGCAATTAGCCATTGAAATCGAGGGACATCCCGACAATGTGGTTCCCGCCTTATTAGGCAATTGTCAATTATCCGTATCCAGAGGAGAAAATGGTATAGGCTGGGAAATTTGCCCCATTCCCTGGCATTGTGATCTAGTTCCAGTTCTGGCGATTCCTGATTTTGAATTATCCACCGCAGAAGCTAGAAAGGTTTTGCCCCCAAACTATAGTCGGGCGGATGCGATTTTTAATACCGCCCATCTGGGATTATTAATTAGGGGTTTAGAAACCCGCAACCCTGACTGGTTAAGGGTGGCACTCCAGGACAAAATTCATCAACCCTATCGTAAATCCTTAATTAAAGGGTTTGAAACCGTCCGCAGGGCTGCATTAATAGCCGGAGCCTTTGAATTAGTGATTAGTGGGGCAGGGCCGACGTTATTAGCTTTAACCGATGAAATATCAGCCCCTGCGGTGGCCGTGGCGATGACGACCGCCTGGAAACAAGAGGGCGTCAACCCAGAGGTTAAGTTGCTGCAACTCGATACTCAAGGGGCGACAATGAATATTGAATAG
- a CDS encoding cyclic nucleotide-binding protein has protein sequence MLQPIETVKLFEKQPEQRYLANQVIFEEGQTGEVLYGILEGEIELWVNGKVVETLTAGDVFGEGALVQPDHTRASTAIAKTDCLLATMDKSRFLFAVQQTPMFALEVVKSYSDRLRRLKHSI, from the coding sequence ATGTTACAGCCCATTGAAACCGTAAAACTGTTTGAAAAACAGCCAGAACAACGGTATCTGGCCAATCAAGTGATTTTTGAGGAGGGCCAAACTGGAGAGGTCTTGTATGGCATTCTCGAAGGGGAAATCGAGTTATGGGTGAATGGGAAAGTGGTGGAAACTCTGACGGCTGGAGATGTTTTTGGGGAGGGTGCTTTAGTTCAACCCGATCACACACGAGCGTCCACGGCGATCGCTAAAACAGATTGTCTTTTGGCCACAATGGATAAATCTCGATTTCTGTTTGCCGTTCAGCAAACCCCCATGTTTGCCTTAGAAGTTGTCAAAAGTTATTCCGATCGTTTACGTCGGCTAAAACATTCTATCTGA
- the pfkA_2 gene encoding 6-phosphofructokinase, which translates to MNKRKRIGILTSGGDCPGLNAVIRAVVNHATSEYNWEVRGIPYATKGLIERKSVVLNSYGLERHGIDPLLSMGGTILGSINKGDTEGNTDEIIQGYYDLGLDALIAIGGDGSLAILQKLAEKGNWNLVAVPKTIDNDVAHTELSVGFNSAVTTILDCLDRLSYTAASHDRVMVVEVMGRTTGHLALYSGIVGGADAILIPEIPYSIKTLCKRIRELRNLWGRKFAIVVVAEGAKTADGESRYYKDALGEVRLRGIGEYVAAEIEKNLGVEARVTVLGHVQRGGAPSALDRLIGTAFGKVAVDLIAQETYGVMVAWHNNAVTTIPLDQVFADSPLLVDPQGFWVETARSLGIYLGEELNQENIPTVNPNINNLKPFSLETIAQIN; encoded by the coding sequence ATGAACAAACGTAAACGAATTGGCATTCTCACCAGTGGCGGAGACTGCCCGGGTCTCAATGCCGTGATTCGGGCTGTTGTCAATCATGCCACATCTGAATATAACTGGGAAGTCCGAGGCATTCCCTATGCCACCAAGGGACTGATTGAACGAAAAAGTGTGGTATTAAATTCCTATGGTTTAGAGCGACACGGAATTGATCCCTTATTAAGTATGGGTGGAACCATTTTAGGGTCGATTAATAAGGGAGATACCGAAGGCAATACCGACGAAATTATTCAGGGATATTATGATTTAGGACTTGATGCTTTAATCGCTATTGGTGGGGATGGTAGTCTGGCGATTTTGCAGAAACTTGCCGAAAAAGGCAATTGGAATTTAGTCGCTGTCCCTAAAACCATTGATAATGATGTCGCCCATACCGAATTATCGGTTGGTTTTAACTCCGCCGTCACTACAATTTTAGACTGTTTAGATCGGTTGAGTTATACCGCCGCCAGCCATGACCGGGTAATGGTGGTGGAGGTGATGGGACGGACAACCGGACATCTGGCCCTATATTCGGGAATTGTCGGGGGGGCCGATGCCATTTTAATCCCAGAAATTCCCTATTCAATTAAAACCCTCTGTAAACGCATTCGCGAGTTACGCAATCTCTGGGGACGAAAATTCGCCATTGTGGTAGTCGCTGAAGGGGCAAAAACCGCCGATGGGGAAAGTCGATATTATAAAGATGCCCTGGGGGAAGTCCGACTGCGGGGAATTGGGGAATATGTGGCTGCGGAAATTGAGAAAAATTTGGGGGTAGAAGCCCGGGTGACTGTCCTGGGTCATGTTCAACGGGGTGGGGCTCCTTCTGCCTTGGATAGATTAATTGGCACAGCCTTCGGAAAGGTGGCGGTGGATTTAATCGCCCAGGAAACCTACGGGGTGATGGTGGCTTGGCATAATAATGCTGTCACCACTATTCCCTTAGATCAGGTTTTTGCCGATAGTCCCCTACTGGTTGACCCCCAGGGATTTTGGGTGGAAACGGCCCGATCCCTGGGAATTTATCTCGGAGAAGAACTTAATCAAGAAAATATTCCTACGGTAAACCCGAATATCAATAATTTAAAACCTTTTTCTTTAGAGACAATAGCTCAGATTAATTAG
- the gap gene encoding glyceraldehyde-3-phosphate dehydrogenase has translation MALRVGINGFGRIGRLVMRSAINNPDIEFVGINDLVPPDNLAYLFKYDSTHGVFPGVVEAKEDGIVVDGHFIRCTAIKDPTQLPWKEDTVDYVVESTGLFSDYQGAHKHIEAGAKRVIISAPTKDPDKVKTLLVGVNHETFDPASDLIVSNASCTTNCLAPVAKVINDSFGLTEGLMTTIHSMTATQPTVDGPSKKDWRGGRGAAQNIIPSSTGAAKAVTLVLPALKGKLTGMAFRVPTPNVSVVDLTFRTDKATSYKEICAAMKAAAEGPMKGVLAYTEDEVVSSDFITDPSSSTFDAKAGMELNANFFKIVAWYDNEWGYSCRVVDLMTSMAKKDGIL, from the coding sequence ATGGCGTTAAGAGTAGGAATTAATGGGTTTGGTCGCATTGGTCGTTTGGTGATGCGGTCGGCGATTAATAACCCAGATATTGAGTTTGTGGGAATTAATGATCTCGTTCCTCCCGATAACTTAGCCTATTTGTTCAAATACGATTCTACCCACGGAGTATTTCCGGGCGTCGTGGAAGCCAAAGAAGATGGCATTGTGGTCGATGGACATTTTATTCGCTGTACGGCCATCAAAGACCCCACCCAACTCCCCTGGAAAGAAGACACGGTGGACTATGTGGTCGAGTCTACGGGGTTATTTAGTGACTACCAGGGGGCCCACAAACATATTGAAGCGGGGGCTAAACGGGTGATTATTTCCGCACCCACCAAAGACCCGGATAAGGTTAAAACTCTGTTAGTGGGAGTTAACCACGAAACCTTTGACCCGGCTTCTGATTTAATCGTGTCTAATGCCAGTTGTACCACCAACTGTTTAGCCCCGGTTGCTAAGGTGATTAACGATAGCTTTGGGTTAACGGAAGGGTTAATGACCACTATTCACTCCATGACCGCCACTCAACCGACGGTTGATGGGCCCAGTAAGAAGGACTGGCGCGGGGGACGGGGTGCGGCCCAAAATATTATTCCATCGTCTACTGGGGCGGCTAAGGCTGTCACTTTAGTGTTACCTGCCTTAAAAGGAAAACTGACGGGAATGGCCTTTCGAGTTCCGACTCCGAATGTGTCCGTCGTTGATTTAACCTTCCGCACTGACAAAGCCACCAGCTATAAGGAAATCTGCGCGGCGATGAAGGCGGCGGCCGAAGGCCCGATGAAAGGTGTTTTAGCCTATACCGAGGATGAAGTGGTTTCTTCAGACTTCATCACTGACCCGAGTTCTAGTACCTTTGATGCTAAAGCCGGGATGGAACTGAATGCTAATTTCTTTAAGATTGTGGCTTGGTATGACAATGAATGGGGTTATTCCTGTCGCGTTGTTGATTTAATGACGTCAATGGCGAAAAAAGACGGTATTCTGTAA
- a CDS encoding TPR domain protein, producing the protein MIKPQQFIKIGLTAVSLSVMLGESVLATSSQLKNPIAAGRITLRDQSQYSHLNPVILAQNSSNSEADRLLNEGLELFQQGTAESLRQALEKWQAARQLYHAAGDKGTEAVTLLGMGRINDNLGEKQQALDYYNQALPLLRAVGDRGGEAATLNNIGYVYDSLGEKQQALDYYNQALPLRRVVGDRGGEAATLSNIGAVYNSLGEKQQALDYYNQALPLSRAVGDRRGEATTLNNIGGVYDSLGEKQQALDYLNQALPLLRAVGDRRVEATTLSNIGNVYNSLGEMQQALDYYNQALPLSRAVGDRRVEAATLNSIGLVYDSLGEKQQALDYYNQALPLLRAVGDRRMEATTLSNIGYVYNSLGEKQQALDYYNQALPLSRAVGDRGQEAGTLNNIGNVYNSLGEKQQALDYYNQALPLSRAVGDRGQEAGTLNNIGNVYNSLGEKQQALDYYNQALPLFRAVGDRRGEAATLNNIGNVYDSLGETQQALDYYNQALPLLRAVGDRGGEAATLNNIGAVYDSLGEMQQALDYYNQALPLSRVVGDRRGEATTLSNIGAVYDSLGEMQQALDYYNQALPLLRAVGDRGGEANTLFNFAYLKRNQGNLSEALTDIETAITIVEDLRTKIGSQELRQSFFATVQDYYKFYIDLLMQLHQQNPQKGYDALAFHASERSRARSLVELLTEAGANIRQGVDPKLLEQEQNLLQQLNALEYQRYQLTQGQYTETQIDELKAKSQALSNQLNQLQTQIRLTSPRYAALKYPQPLNLPEVQQLLDEDTLLLQYSLGEERSFLWLVSKNSINTYILPKQSEIKTAVETYLQSFNTENATLKDGLPLSQILLSPVANQLAKKRLLIVGDGALQLIPFAALPIPNTPQNPLLVENEIITLPSISTVAIQRQQLQNRPSAPKTVAVIADPIFESNDQRLNNQIVSENHPPTQNDLARNRATRNSGLLGNTASELDRLKYSRYEAENIAQLVPENARLKALDFEASLATATNPNLAEYQIVHFATHGLFDPVNPELSGIVLSLYDKTGNKQDGFLRLSNIFNLDLPTELVVLSACQTGVGKEMKGEGLVGLTRGFMYAGARRVIVSLWSVNDASTSELMTKFYQKMLQGEENPIHALRQTQLEMWKSEEWQSPYYWGAFTVQGDWR; encoded by the coding sequence ATGATTAAACCACAGCAATTCATCAAAATTGGATTAACAGCAGTTTCCTTATCCGTGATGCTAGGGGAGTCAGTCCTCGCTACCTCATCACAGCTAAAAAATCCTATAGCCGCAGGCAGAATTACACTTCGTGATCAATCACAATATTCTCATTTAAATCCTGTAATTCTTGCTCAAAATAGCAGTAATTCAGAAGCTGATCGATTATTGAATGAGGGCTTGGAACTATTTCAACAAGGAACAGCAGAATCATTACGACAAGCCCTAGAAAAGTGGCAAGCCGCCCGCCAACTCTATCACGCCGCCGGGGATAAAGGAACGGAAGCCGTCACACTGCTGGGTATGGGCAGAATAAATGACAATTTAGGAGAAAAGCAGCAAGCCCTAGACTACTACAACCAAGCTTTACCCCTATTACGGGCAGTGGGGGATAGAGGGGGGGAAGCTGCTACTCTCAACAATATTGGCTATGTGTACGACTCCCTGGGAGAAAAGCAGCAAGCCCTAGACTACTACAACCAAGCTTTACCCCTAAGACGGGTAGTGGGGGATAGAGGGGGGGAAGCTGCTACTCTCAGCAATATTGGCGCTGTGTACAACTCCCTGGGAGAAAAGCAGCAAGCCCTAGACTACTACAACCAAGCTTTACCCCTATCACGGGCAGTGGGGGATAGAAGGGGGGAAGCCACTACTCTCAACAATATTGGCGGTGTGTACGACTCCCTGGGAGAAAAGCAGCAAGCCCTAGACTACTTGAACCAAGCTTTACCCCTATTACGGGCTGTGGGGGATAGAAGGGTGGAAGCCACTACTCTCAGCAATATTGGCAATGTGTACAACTCCCTGGGAGAAATGCAGCAAGCCCTAGACTACTACAACCAAGCTTTACCCCTATCACGGGCAGTGGGGGATAGAAGGGTGGAAGCTGCTACTCTCAACAGTATTGGCCTTGTGTACGACTCCCTGGGAGAAAAGCAGCAAGCCCTAGACTACTACAACCAAGCTTTACCCCTATTACGGGCAGTGGGGGATAGAAGGATGGAAGCCACTACTCTCAGCAATATTGGCTATGTGTACAACTCCCTGGGAGAAAAGCAGCAAGCCCTAGACTACTACAACCAAGCTTTACCCCTATCACGGGCAGTGGGGGATAGAGGGCAGGAAGCTGGTACTCTCAACAATATTGGCAATGTGTACAACTCCCTGGGAGAAAAGCAGCAAGCCCTAGACTACTACAACCAAGCTTTACCCCTATCACGGGCAGTGGGGGATAGAGGGCAGGAAGCTGGTACTCTCAACAATATTGGCAATGTGTACAACTCCCTGGGAGAAAAGCAGCAAGCCCTAGACTACTACAACCAAGCTTTACCCCTATTCAGGGCTGTGGGGGATAGAAGGGGGGAAGCTGCTACTCTCAACAATATTGGCAATGTGTACGACTCCCTGGGAGAAACGCAGCAAGCCCTAGACTACTACAACCAAGCTTTACCCCTATTACGGGCAGTGGGGGATAGAGGGGGGGAAGCTGCTACTCTCAACAATATTGGCGCTGTGTACGACTCCCTGGGAGAAATGCAGCAAGCCCTAGACTACTACAACCAAGCTTTACCCCTATCACGGGTAGTGGGGGATAGAAGGGGGGAAGCCACTACTCTCAGCAATATTGGCGCTGTGTACGACTCCCTGGGAGAAATGCAGCAAGCCCTAGACTACTACAACCAAGCTTTACCCCTATTACGGGCAGTGGGGGATAGAGGGGGGGAAGCCAATACTCTCTTTAATTTTGCTTACCTCAAACGTAATCAAGGCAACCTCAGCGAAGCTCTTACAGACATCGAAACTGCCATTACTATTGTTGAAGACCTCCGCACTAAAATCGGTTCCCAAGAACTTCGTCAATCCTTCTTTGCCACAGTTCAGGATTATTACAAATTCTACATTGATTTATTAATGCAACTGCATCAACAAAACCCCCAAAAAGGATATGATGCTTTAGCTTTTCACGCCAGCGAACGTTCTCGCGCCAGAAGTCTTGTAGAACTCCTGACCGAAGCCGGTGCTAATATTCGTCAAGGGGTAGACCCCAAACTATTAGAACAGGAACAGAACTTACTACAACAACTCAACGCCTTAGAATATCAACGATATCAACTCACCCAAGGTCAATATACCGAAACACAAATCGATGAACTCAAAGCCAAATCTCAAGCCTTAAGTAATCAACTCAATCAACTACAAACCCAAATTCGCCTTACCAGTCCCCGCTATGCTGCACTGAAATATCCTCAACCTTTAAATCTGCCAGAAGTTCAACAACTCCTTGATGAAGATACCTTATTATTACAATATTCCCTGGGGGAAGAACGCAGTTTTCTTTGGTTAGTCAGCAAAAATAGCATCAACACTTATATCCTTCCAAAACAAAGTGAAATCAAAACGGCTGTTGAAACTTACCTCCAGTCTTTCAATACCGAGAATGCTACCCTAAAAGACGGACTTCCTCTGAGTCAAATCCTTCTTTCTCCTGTAGCCAATCAATTAGCCAAAAAACGCCTATTAATTGTAGGAGATGGAGCTTTACAATTGATTCCCTTTGCCGCATTACCTATTCCCAATACTCCCCAAAATCCACTCTTAGTGGAAAACGAAATTATTACTCTTCCTTCTATCTCCACAGTTGCTATTCAACGACAACAATTACAAAATCGACCTTCTGCACCTAAAACGGTTGCGGTGATTGCTGACCCAATTTTTGAATCAAACGACCAGCGCTTAAATAATCAAATTGTCTCGGAAAATCACCCCCCCACCCAGAATGATTTAGCCAGAAATAGGGCTACCAGAAATTCAGGATTATTAGGGAATACAGCTTCCGAGTTAGATCGGTTAAAATATAGCCGATATGAAGCGGAAAATATTGCCCAATTAGTCCCGGAGAATGCAAGACTAAAAGCCTTAGATTTTGAGGCTTCTTTAGCAACCGCAACTAACCCGAATTTAGCTGAATATCAAATCGTTCATTTTGCGACTCATGGATTATTTGATCCTGTCAATCCTGAATTATCAGGCATTGTTCTATCTTTATATGATAAAACAGGCAATAAGCAAGATGGATTTTTGCGGTTAAGTAATATTTTTAACTTAGATTTACCGACAGAATTAGTAGTATTGAGTGCTTGCCAAACTGGCGTAGGAAAAGAGATGAAAGGGGAAGGTCTGGTAGGTTTAACTCGTGGTTTTATGTATGCAGGAGCGCGGCGAGTCATTGTGAGTTTGTGGAGTGTTAATGATGCTTCAACTTCTGAATTAATGACGAAGTTTTATCAAAAAATGTTACAAGGAGAAGAAAATCCAATTCATGCTTTGAGACAGACACAATTGGAAATGTGGAAGTCTGAAGAATGGCAATCTCCCTATTATTGGGGAGCGTTTACAGTTCAGGGAGATTGGCGTTAG
- a CDS encoding TPR domain protein: MIKPQQFIKIGLTAVSLSVMLGESVLATSSQLKNPIAAGRITLRDQSQYSHLNPVILAQNSSNSEADRLLNEGLELFQQGTAESLRQALEKWQAARQLYHAAGDKGTEAVTLLGMGRINDDLGEKQQALDYYNQALPLLRAVGDRRMEAATLNNIGGVYDSLGEKQQALDYYNQALPLSRAVGDRRMEATTLSNIGNVYNSLGEMQQALDYLNQALPLLRAVGDRRGEATTLNSIGLVYDSLGEKQKALDYLNQALPLSRAVGDRRVEAATLNSIGLVYDSLGEKQKALDYLNQALPLSRAVGDRRGEATTLNNIGGVYDSLGEKQQALDYLNQALPLLRAVGDRRVEAATLNSIGAVYDSLGEKQQALDYYNQALPLLRAVGDRRVEAATLNNIGNVYNSLGEKQKALDYLNQALPLSRAVGDRRVEATTLNNIGNVYSSLGEKQQALDYLNQALPLSRAVGDRRGEATTLNNIGGVYDSLGEKQQALDYYNQALPLLRAVGDRGGEATTLFNFAYLKRNQGNLSEALTDIETARTIVEDLRTKIGSQELRQSFFATVQDGYKFYIDLLMQLHQQNPQKGYDALAFHASERSRARSLVELLTEAGANIRQGVDPKLLEQEQNLLQQLNALEYQRYQLTQGQYTETQIDELKAKSQAFSNQLNQLQTQIRLTSPRYAALKYPQPLNLPEVQQLLDEDTLLLQYSLGEERSFLWLVSKNSINTYILPKQSEIKTAVETYLQSFNTENATLKDGLPLSQILLSPVANQLAKKRLLIVGDGALQLIPFAALPIPNTPQNPLLVENEIITLPSISTVAIQRQQLQNRPSAPKTVAVIADPIFESNDPRLNNQIVSENHPPTQNDLARNRATRNSGLLGNTASELDRLKYSRDEAENIAQLVPENARLKALDFEASLATATNPNLAEYQIVHFATHGLFDPVNPELSGIVLSLYDKTGNKQDGFLRLSNIFNLDLPTELVVLSACQTGVGKEMKGEGLVGLTRGFMYAGARRVIVSLWSVNDASTSELMTKFYQKMLQGEENPIHALRQTQLEMWKSEEWQSPYYWGAFTVQGDWR, from the coding sequence ATGATTAAACCACAGCAATTCATCAAAATTGGATTAACAGCAGTTTCCTTATCCGTGATGCTAGGGGAGTCAGTCCTCGCTACCTCATCACAGCTAAAAAATCCTATAGCCGCAGGCAGAATTACACTTCGTGATCAATCACAATATTCTCATTTAAATCCTGTAATTCTTGCTCAAAATAGCAGTAATTCAGAAGCTGATCGATTATTGAATGAGGGCTTGGAACTATTTCAGCAAGGAACAGCAGAATCATTACGACAAGCCCTAGAAAAGTGGCAAGCCGCCCGCCAACTCTATCACGCCGCCGGGGATAAAGGAACGGAAGCCGTCACACTGCTGGGTATGGGCAGAATAAATGACGATTTAGGAGAAAAGCAGCAAGCCCTAGACTACTACAACCAAGCTTTACCCCTATTACGGGCAGTGGGGGATAGAAGGATGGAAGCTGCTACTCTCAATAATATTGGCGGTGTGTACGACTCCCTGGGAGAAAAGCAGCAAGCCCTAGACTACTACAACCAAGCTTTACCCCTATCACGGGCTGTGGGGGATAGAAGGATGGAAGCCACTACTCTCAGCAATATTGGCAATGTGTACAACTCCCTGGGAGAAATGCAGCAAGCCCTAGACTACTTGAACCAAGCTTTACCCCTATTACGGGCTGTGGGGGATAGAAGGGGGGAAGCCACTACTCTCAACAGTATTGGCCTTGTGTACGACTCCTTGGGAGAAAAGCAGAAAGCCCTAGACTACTTAAACCAAGCTTTACCCCTATCACGGGCAGTGGGGGATAGAAGGGTGGAAGCTGCTACTCTCAACAGTATTGGCCTTGTGTACGACTCCTTGGGAGAAAAGCAGAAAGCCCTAGACTACTTAAACCAAGCTTTACCCCTATCACGGGCAGTGGGGGATAGAAGGGGGGAAGCCACTACTCTCAATAATATTGGCGGTGTGTACGACTCCCTGGGAGAAAAGCAGCAAGCCCTAGACTACTTGAACCAAGCTTTACCCCTATTACGGGCTGTGGGGGATAGAAGGGTGGAAGCTGCTACTCTCAACAGTATTGGCGCTGTGTACGACTCCTTGGGAGAAAAGCAGCAAGCCCTAGACTACTACAACCAAGCTTTACCCCTATTACGGGCAGTGGGGGATAGAAGGGTGGAAGCTGCTACTCTCAACAATATTGGCAATGTGTACAACTCCCTGGGAGAAAAGCAGAAAGCCCTAGACTACTTAAACCAAGCTTTACCCCTATCACGGGCAGTGGGGGATAGAAGGGTGGAAGCCACTACTCTCAACAATATTGGCAATGTGTACTCCTCCCTGGGAGAAAAGCAGCAAGCCCTAGACTACTTGAACCAAGCTTTACCCCTATCACGGGCAGTGGGGGATAGAAGGGGGGAAGCCACTACTCTCAATAATATTGGCGGTGTGTACGACTCCCTGGGAGAAAAGCAGCAAGCCCTAGACTACTACAACCAAGCTTTACCCCTATTACGGGCTGTGGGGGATAGAGGGGGGGAAGCCACTACTCTCTTTAATTTTGCTTACCTCAAACGTAATCAAGGCAACCTCAGCGAAGCTCTTACAGACATCGAAACTGCCCGTACTATTGTTGAAGACCTCCGCACTAAAATCGGTTCCCAAGAACTTCGTCAATCCTTCTTTGCCACAGTTCAGGATGGTTACAAATTCTACATTGATTTATTAATGCAACTGCATCAACAAAACCCCCAAAAAGGATATGATGCTTTAGCTTTTCACGCCAGCGAACGTTCTCGCGCCAGAAGTCTGGTAGAACTCCTGACCGAAGCCGGTGCTAATATTCGTCAAGGGGTAGACCCCAAACTCTTAGAACAGGAACAGAACTTACTACAACAACTCAACGCCTTAGAATATCAACGATATCAACTCACCCAAGGTCAATATACCGAAACACAAATCGATGAACTCAAAGCCAAATCTCAAGCCTTCAGTAATCAACTCAATCAACTACAAACCCAAATTCGCCTTACCAGTCCCCGCTATGCTGCACTGAAATATCCTCAACCTTTAAATCTGCCAGAAGTTCAACAACTCCTTGATGAAGATACCTTATTATTACAATATTCCCTGGGGGAAGAACGCAGTTTTCTTTGGTTAGTCAGCAAAAATAGCATCAACACTTATATCCTTCCAAAACAAAGTGAAATCAAAACGGCTGTTGAAACTTACCTCCAGTCTTTCAATACCGAGAATGCTACCCTAAAAGACGGACTTCCTCTGAGTCAAATCCTTCTTTCTCCTGTAGCCAATCAATTAGCCAAAAAACGCCTATTAATTGTAGGAGATGGAGCTTTACAATTGATTCCCTTTGCCGCATTACCTATTCCCAATACTCCCCAAAATCCACTCTTAGTGGAAAACGAAATTATTACTCTTCCTTCTATCTCCACAGTTGCTATTCAACGACAACAATTACAAAATCGACCTTCTGCACCTAAAACGGTTGCGGTGATTGCTGACCCAATTTTTGAATCAAACGACCCGCGCTTAAATAATCAAATTGTCTCGGAAAATCACCCCCCCACCCAGAATGATTTAGCCAGAAATAGGGCTACCAGAAATTCAGGATTATTAGGGAATACAGCTTCCGAGTTAGATCGGTTAAAATATAGCCGAGATGAAGCGGAAAATATTGCCCAATTAGTCCCGGAGAATGCAAGACTAAAAGCCTTAGATTTTGAGGCTTCTTTAGCAACCGCAACTAACCCGAATTTAGCTGAATATCAAATCGTTCATTTTGCGACTCATGGATTATTTGATCCTGTCAATCCTGAATTATCAGGCATTGTTCTATCTTTATATGATAAAACAGGCAATAAGCAAGATGGATTTTTGCGGTTAAGTAATATTTTTAACTTAGATTTACCGACCGAATTAGTAGTATTGAGTGCTTGCCAAACTGGCGTAGGAAAAGAGATGAAAGGGGAAGGTCTGGTAGGTTTAACTCGTGGTTTTATGTATGCAGGAGCGCGGCGAGTCATTGTGAGTTTGTGGAGTGTTAATGATGCTTCAACTTCTGAATTAATGACGAAGTTTTATCAAAAAATGTTACAAGGAGAAGAAAATCCAATTCATGCTTTGAGACAGACACAATTGGAAATGTGGAAGTCTGAAGAATGGCAATCTCCCTATTATTGGGGAGCGTTTACAGTTCAGGGAGATTGGCGCTAA